From Daucus carota subsp. sativus chromosome 6, DH1 v3.0, whole genome shotgun sequence:
TGGAAATAAAATTGTAAAGTTAACATTTTGATAAGAGGTGCTTATACATGAGAGTCGCAGAGGAAATATTATATAAGCAgaagtgatattttttttatggtaGGGGAGCTTAGAAAGCTTCAGAGCCTGCTGCTATGGCAAAACAATATAGTTGGCACAATCCCTTTTGGGCTCGGAAGCTGCACTCAGCTAACAGTTATTGATATCTCTGAAAATCTTTTGACAGGCAGCATTCCTACAAGGTTTAGAGCCTTATCAGGACTTCAAGAACTTCAGCTGAGTGTCAATCAGTTATCAGGTATCATACCAACTGAGATCATAAATTGCACAGCTCTTACTCATGTGGAAAttgataacaataatatttctgGGGAAATTCCTTCTCTAATAGGCAAACTAAAGAGCATGACTCTTTTCTTTGCCTGGCAGAATAAGCTAACAGGCAATATTCCAGAGTCATTGTCCGAGTGTGAGAATCTCGAAGCTCTTGATCTTTCTTATAACCATCTTTTTGGTCCTATACCAAGACAAATATTTGATCTAAAAAATATTTCCAAACTGTTGCTCATTTCCAATGATTTATTGGGTTTTGTACCACCTGAGATTGGAAATTGCTCAAACTTGTACAGGTTTCGGGTAAGTGACAACAGATTGGCAGGTACTATTCCACCTGAAATTGGAAATTTGAAAAGTCTCAATTTTCTTGACATGTGTAACAATAGAATTGTTGGTGGAATTCCTGCATCAATATCTGGCTGTAAAAATGTTGAGTTTCTTGATCTTCATTCCAATGCACTTACTGGTTCTCTACCTGATAGGCTTCCGAAAAGCTTACAACTTCTAGACATCTCAGACAACATGCTTACAGGTCCATTAGCTCCAAGTCTTGGTTCTTTGACTGAACTAACAAAGCTTAATCTTCGGAAGAATCAACTTTCTGGCAGGATTCCTGCACAGATCCTATACTGCAGTAAGCTTCAGTTGTTAGATCTTGGAAGCAACGGCTTTTCAGGGGAAATACCCAAAGAATTGGGTCAGATTCAGTCACTTGAGATCTCTCTCAATCTAAAAAGTTGTGAGATGTTTAAAAAAAGTCTGAGAACATATACTTAAATGGATTGAAAATGGGATGTCATACATGCTGTTGCGAAACAAAGGCTGCATATACATTCACGGGAAGTCGGTAAATCAAATTGTTTCACAATATATAGTGTTACAGTTTTTCCTGAATTGTGAAATATATCAGCCTCAGTTCTGATAATTTCTTCCCAGGACAACATATGTGGCGTGGCCTCTCATTAACATACATAAGTCTATCTGGTTTGTTTTAAGCAAATGAAGTATACGGAAACACAAAACAAACCATAGTCGTAGATAACCTTGTAAAGAAAATGGCAATTCCaatgaagtaaaaaaaattagcagCTGGGAGTGCAACCATGTTATATAAAAAATCCATTTGAAAGATGCTGATGaatgaaaacaaaaagaaaacatATTGCAAAACTGCTAAAACCTAATGGACAAAATTAAACATAGTATTGAGAAGTCGTTTCAGAAACCAACAATTCAAGTTTCAACCGGATAATCATGAAGAAGAAGCTAAATAACGGATGCACACACCTGAAATATACCTGCAACAGGCCATCAAGTGCTCTGGCATCAAGTGGTTTGTTAGATATAAGTCgaagaagaaaacaataaaGCATCTATTTATCAGATAATACCAAAGTTAAATTTCATAAAACAATAAAAGGAAGTCTTacaaaaaagtaaaaagaaCCGGAATGTTACTAAAAAGCAATTCTCATGAGATATCTTTGTAAAATAAAGAAGGTAATACCCCTAGCCAATTAAAGGCTCTACTGATACTACTGttaccaataataataataatattatgcaaGCTTAGGTATTTGTACGCTTAAGACTTTTGTTTCCAGGGCTTCCCTTTGTACCTGAATTTGGTGGTGGAACCTGACCTCCATTTTTTGCATGTCTCTGAGCATCATGACCTTGTTCTACTTCTAAAGAGCCCTTTGATGTATTTTCTGGAGGAGGTTGTACTTGGTCTGAATATTTGTCATCATTTggtttttttctctttttctgcAGATGATGTTCAGACGGTTCCGTGCTTTCGTGGTCCAAGTCATGTTCCGAGCTATCTTCACCGGAATCAATTTTAGAATTGGAAGTTGGTTTGTTGCTTTTCACGTCATCTACCTCCATCACCGTGAAGCCTTCTTTATGCTGAACTGTATTGTATTGATTCAGTTTGAGCCTAAATATGCAAGTCCTGCCGaccatattatttaaaattggtGGCATCATTTCTGGTGTTGCGTTCTGTTGCAGGGAAACCAACACATGTAATAATTGTAAAGTGTAATGCAATTATATTAAGTCAAGCATTTGTATCATGTTGGAAAGGTGAATACCTGGTCACTGTTGAGTAGATGCTGTGCTGAGACCTTTATTAGTTTCATTACATGTCTATCAAATATGACAAAGGACGTATCGGCAGTTGAATCCTTGACTGCCAGCGTTACTTTATATATTGGTATTGGTTTTGTTTTATGAGAACATTTGATGCATTGCCCGAAGTCATTCATTTTTTTCCCACACTTGTTGCAGCCAATATAATACCAGCCTTCGTTCGGAAATAAACCAATCACAGTTGCTTCGGAGTAAAATTCAATAAACTGCATAGTAATTTAATAGCAGACAAGGTGTATTATGGAAAAATTAGGTTTCTGTTGTAATCTGCATTATAAGTGACTAAATTATGTTGTTTATTTCTTACATTTTTTCCATCCGGGAGTTGTGCCTCAAATAGTTGTGCTATTGTCACAGTTTCAATATTAGCCATATTTTGTTGCTCCTGGCTCTTCATAGATGGCACAAGTGTTGGGATTATACTATTTTCCAACTTAGTACTCTCACGCAGTGTTGTGACGGCCGAGTGGTCGATATTGAAAAAGTATTGTGTTGAACTACTTGACCACAGCACAAATTCCCCTGCAAAGTTGTAAGATCACATTGATTAAGAAAGATTATATGAGTCATGATTAGTATAAGGTTGAAAATAATTGAATGCATACCTTTCACAAGTCTTGTGGAAGTACCAGTTATGATTACAATGACATTTGCCCGGGTGTACTCATTTTCAAGCTTTAGGAATTCAAATGCCTGATTCTCCCACAATGTGACCTTTATCTCATCTctgaatgaaagagagtaatatCCAAGGGTTGAAAAA
This genomic window contains:
- the LOC108226321 gene encoding leucine-rich repeat receptor-like serine/threonine-protein kinase RGI4, whose amino-acid sequence is MVGELRKLQSLLLWQNNIVGTIPFGLGSCTQLTVIDISENLLTGSIPTRFRALSGLQELQLSVNQLSGIIPTEIINCTALTHVEIDNNNISGEIPSLIGKLKSMTLFFAWQNKLTGNIPESLSECENLEALDLSYNHLFGPIPRQIFDLKNISKLLLISNDLLGFVPPEIGNCSNLYRFRVSDNRLAGTIPPEIGNLKSLNFLDMCNNRIVGGIPASISGCKNVEFLDLHSNALTGSLPDRLPKSLQLLDISDNMLTGPLAPSLGSLTELTKLNLRKNQLSGRIPAQILYCSKLQLLDLGSNGFSGEIPKELGQIQSLEISLNLKSCEMFKKSLRTYT
- the LOC108226322 gene encoding uncharacterized protein LOC108226322; the protein is METYTLLKDLTLGRGTGFIKVRISREWEGRKPGATHATTKTYIIIDEEGTQVQAGPLQFGLIAEFSKRLLLGSVYLISNYDVAAAPDTYRPVPGEYTVNFHRKTSVKKIGDVPAIPMFQFNLKTFEETKARLGDVVTLIDVVGKLKDYTHIQTAKSGKKSLDIVLADKRDEIKVTLWENQAFEFLKLENEYTRANVIVIITGTSTRLVKGEFVLWSSSSTQYFFNIDHSAVTTLRESTKLENSIIPTLVPSMKSQEQQNMANIETVTIAQLFEAQLPDGKNFIEFYSEATVIGLFPNEGWYYIGCNKCGKKMNDFGQCIKCSHKTKPIPIYKVTLAVKDSTADTSFVIFDRHVMKLIKVSAQHLLNSDQNATPEMMPPILNNMVGRTCIFRLKLNQYNTVQHKEGFTVMEVDDVKSNKPTSNSKIDSGEDSSEHDLDHESTEPSEHHLQKKRKKPNDDKYSDQVQPPPENTSKGSLEVEQGHDAQRHAKNGGQVPPPNSGTKGSPGNKSLKRTNT